Proteins from a genomic interval of Capsicum annuum cultivar UCD-10X-F1 chromosome 4, UCD10Xv1.1, whole genome shotgun sequence:
- the LOC124897914 gene encoding uncharacterized protein LOC124897914, which translates to MIKDIDIFRLVVHMQQVEEKKRKQAKFQSGDRRQQSGDNFGAYGAQSQASSAQSVSSCPPCQFCGRLYRGFCDEGRYMCFKYGQSVHMLKNFLVVKGASEVSKALIALSFTLILKGAASASVSASGTGTCQN; encoded by the exons tgcagcaggtggaggAGAAAAAGAGAAAGCAGGCTAAGTTTCAG TCGGGTGATAGGCGTCAGCAGAGTGGCGATAATTTTGGAGCATatggtgcccaatctcaggcaagtagTGCTCAGTCGGTCTCATCGTGCCCTCCTTGCCAGTTCTGTGGTAGGTTGTATAggggtttctgtgatgaggggaggtacatgtgtttcaaatatggtcaatCGGTACATATGCTCAAAAATTTTCTGGTTGTTAAGGGTGCTTCAGAAGTGAGTAAGGCTCTGATTGCTTTATCTTTTACTCTTATACTAAAAGGTGCTGCTTCTGCATCTGTTTCTGCTTCTGGTACTGGCACATGTCAAAATTGA